A window of Mustelus asterias chromosome 15, sMusAst1.hap1.1, whole genome shotgun sequence contains these coding sequences:
- the LOC144504743 gene encoding uncharacterized protein LOC144504743 yields MWTTWRMILAATFLTSVAPEEHPIYPRFHGIAFNTSEALCVPAGPDPMNSRTYLNAWLQVYPGINEICFTCTLEGLRTCIQQRDLQNRDQCVFGTLCALPDNPQEARPQDTLNSNMDICGYYGLVEAPAVSLYVCFAPLPTRAPTTTRPEILPCPLQSRGPEGGLVLWNEGEIVYDNVKHEVVPVLIDISGIQVPRHCSEQVQNLYQMLERETIKRAIDAMGATHYRGNINTNTYRSKRGIINDMLTGLNTGDTMINSIDIQGLNSKIEQLKGVMKNILQRSLDQQAEQAFLGEAGAHIQLDGIAVLEAHARTINRLIDREREDTARVQQGQLCHAYGQWMVAQIRHNLDQVHRGEVPDWIDSAQLAQLADQKGVLDDRTLKGMTRVYPVIPDCEVSEGTGIGMVLLIPTVTQDAGPFPIFRIENIGVVRGNASLRYHITENMAISKHGIMSSVSLAGCKQRGDVTICPHPLRQGEAAECGFNRTQDCTLEIIPVDPHFARAGYGGRGRYCVATTPLNRVRNDKKKIGVESGICIIVNIKKRPWGDYPRENHVPDNSWDSHMHSRHACITQRRISGRCGLSKDATRYLVAMAVVNLLVVIIWVILVKINTSNLHIGLNLCTHANGSRDVIAFAAVSSSVSERDKLFDKTTPVNTRKYFGESVLYPLDSSKIFQ; encoded by the exons atgtggaccacttggaggatgatcctcgcggcgaccttcctgacgagtgtggcacccgaagaacaccccatctacccgcgattccatgggatagccttcaacacatccgaggcactatgtgtgccagctggaccggaccctatgaacagtagaacttatcttaacgcatggctacaagtttacccgggtatcaacgagatctgcttcacttgcactttagaaggactccgaacatgcattcaacagcgggacctccagaacagagaccagtgcgtttttgggactctctgcgccctccccgacaacccacaagaggcccgaccacaggacactttgaattcaaacatggacatttgcggctattacggacttgttgaggctcccgcagtctcattgtatgtatgttttgcaccgcttccaacgcgggcccccacgaccacaaggcccgaaatcttaccctgtcccttgcaaagcaggggaccggagggaggactggtgttgtggaacgagggggaaattgtgtacgacaacgtaaaacatgaggtggtacctgtcctgatcgacatttcaggaatccaggtacccaggcattgctcagaacaggtacagaacttgtatcagatgttagagagagagaccataaaacgggccattgacgcaatgggggccacacactacaggggaaacataaacaccaacacataccgaagcaaacggggtattatcaatgatatgctcacagggctgaatacaggagacacaatgattaactccattgacatccagggcctcaacagtaaaattgaacagctgaaaggggtaatgaaaaacatattacagcggtcattagaccagcaggcggaacaagcattcttaggggaagcgggcgcccatatccaactagatgggattgcagtgttagaagcacatgcccgaactatcaatcgcctcatagacagggaaagggaagacactgcccgggtacaacagggacagttatgccatgcatatggtcagtggatggtggcacaaatacgacacaatttggaccaggtacacaggggggaagtgcccgattggatcgacagcgcccaactagcgcaactcgcagatcagaagggggtgctggatgaccggaccctgaaggggatgacacgagtatatccagtaatccccgactgcgaggttagtgagggcaccgggataggaatggttctgctaattccaacggtcacacaggacgctggaccattccccatcttccgaattgaaaatattggtgttgttaggggcaatgcttccctccgctaccacataaccgaaaacatggccatctccaaacatggcataatgtccagtgtttctctcgcagggtgcaagcagaggggagatgtcaccatctgtcctcacccactgagacaaggagaggcagcagaatgtgggtttaaccgaacacaggactgcaccttagagattatacccgtagacccacatttcgcccgggcaggatacggggggcggggtagatactgtgtagccaccacac CTCTTAACCGAGTTCGGaatgacaaaaagaaaattggtgttGAGTCAGGAATTTGTATCATTGTGAACATCAAGAAAAGACCTTGGGGCGATTATCCCCGGGAGAATCACGTGCCGGACAATTCGTGGGATTCGCACATGCATTCCCGGCATGCATGCATCACccagcgccggatatccg GGAGGTGTGGTCTTTCCAAAGATGccactcggtacctggtggcgatggctgTAGTGAATCTGCTGGTTGTTATTATTTGGGTCATACTGGTGAAAATTAATACCTCCAATCTGCACATTGGATTGAACTTGTGCACACATGCCAATGGCAGCAGAGACGTTATTGCTTTTGCAGCTGTTAGCAGCTCG GTGTCTGAACGCGATAAACTGTTTGACAAGACAACACCTGTGAATACCAGGAAATATTTTGGGGAATCTGTGTTGTATCCTCTTGATTCCAGCAAAATCTTCCAATAG